The DNA sequence TTCTGTAATATTGTTAATTCCAATTGATTGAAGAATTTCCTGTCGCTTTGAACCAATTCCATTGATTTCACTTAGATGACCTTCTTCTAAAGCTTTCTTATTGCATACTTTATTCCAGGGGCAAAGCACACATTTTTTTCTGTCTGAGGTTAGTGATGGCGGATCTTTTTTATCTAAGTCTATAATCAATTTATTTATTGAATTAAGTAATTGCTGGTGAAGCTTCTTACTAAGGAAAACTTTATCTATCTCTAGGCCGTTTTTAGTTAATGAGATGGCTAAACCTTCGTCTATAGATGATTGCTGGAATTGTTCTAGTAAATGCCCCCATAAGGCAAGGCTAAGTCTATGATTTCTTGTAATTCTACGCCCTTGCCTGACAATTACGGGTTGGTATTTGAAGTTCCCAAAGCAACTATTCCCTTTTGTTTTGTGAAGTATCAAAGGGTGAGCTTCTATGTGATGATTAAAAAAATTGCTTGTTTTTAGTCTGATCCCAACAACGTTTTCCTCTCCTTTAAGGCAACCTTTAATGCCATAACCTGGCTTTGTACAGGAAAATGCTTTGAGACTTTTGTATTGGTGATCAAGTTGCAGGCTTCTGTGAGCTAGCCAAATTTTTCTTTCTTTATTTTCATATACATCCAACCAGGCTTTACGCTTGCAGCGAATCCAACTGCTTAGCAAACGATCTGTAATTATCTTGCTTTCTATTGGAGGGATACTCATACATAGACCTTAAGGTGCTTGTTTTTTCTTTTATTTCAACTAAGTCTTAGATATGTTTAAGAATTCCTTGAAATTGCAATCTGATCCAATCCGATTTGGCACAGATGGTTGGCGAGGTGTTTTAGGGGTTGATATCACTCTAGAAAGGTTGCTTTCTGTGGCGACAGCAGCGACTCAGGAACTTGCTTACCGTGCTCCAAAGGGATTAAGCAATAAAGTTATCATTGGCTATGATCAAAGGTTTTTAGCGCCTGAGTTTGCTGCAGCTATCTCTTGTGCTGTCAGAGGTTGCGAACTTGAGCCATTAATTTCCGAAACTCCAGTAACAACTCCGGCGTGTAGCTGGGCTGTTGTTCAGCATCAAGCTATAGGGGCATTAGTCATTACTGCTAGCCACAACCCTCCTGAATGGCTTGGTTTGAAGATTAAGGGACCATCTGGATGTTCTGTAGATAGTGACTTCACCCAGGCAGTTGAGCACAGGCTTTTGGCAGGGGGGATAACTATGCCAATTAACGGCATAACAGAAAGCTTTAATTGTCGAGAGCAGCATATAGCTGGCTTAAAGCGAAAGTTTGATATAGAGAAAATTGCAAATGGACTTAAGGCAATGGGCCTCAAGGTAATAATTGACTATATGCATGGGTCTGCTGCTGGCTGTATCGCAGAACTTTTTGGGGATGGTTCACAAGAATTTTTACAAGAAATTCGAGTAAATAGAGACCCATTGTTTGGCGGAAATCCTCCAGAGCCTTTATCGCAGTATTTAGGTCAACTCATCTCATCTGTTAAAGCCTCTTCAGCTGCTGGTACGCAATCATTGGGTTTAGTTTTTGATGGCGATGGTGATCGAATCGCTGCAATAGATGAACAAGGGCGATTTTGCAGTAATCAATTGTTAGTACCTCTTTTTATAGATCATCTTGTTGGTGTGAAGAATTTGCCAGGATGTGTAATTAAAACTGTCAGTGGATCAGATTTGATAGCTCTTGTTGCAGAAAAATTAGGGCGAGAAGTGATTGAAGTTCCTGTTGGTTTTAAGTTTATTGCTTCAGAAATGTTTAATAGAGATGTGCTACTTGGGGGAGAGGAATCAGGAGGTATAGGTTTTGGATCTCATATCCCTGAAAGAGATGCTTTATATGCTGCTTTGGTTTTGTTAGAAGCTGTCACTTCTATAAAGATGCCTTTAGGCGAAAGAGTAAATACTTTGCATGATTGTTTTGGTAAAAGTTATTATGACCGAATAGATTTAAGACTTGAAGATAACAATTGCCGAGTAAGATTAGAAGAATTATTGAGAAACAGTCCTCCGAATTCAATCTCTGATGAGATAGTACAAGAGGTTATTATGATTGATGGCTACAAGTTGAAATTAGGAGAATGCCACTGGCTTATGTTTAGGTTCTCTGGTACAGAACCTCTTTTGAGGATCTATTGCGAAGCTCCAACTCCAATTCAAGTTGAGAAGAATCTTGCATGGGCAAGGCAATTTGCTGTAGAAATATGAGTGTCAATTCTCAAAAAAATAATAATAACTTGGTTGTAGCGAGTGGGAATATGGGGAAGGTTGAGGAGTTTAAGCAACTTTTATCTGGTTTAAGTTTAAATATTATTAGTCAACCAGATGGAGTTAAAGTGGATGAAACAGGAGAAACTTTTTCAGATAATGCAAAGTTAAAAGCTCTTTATGTGGCAAAATTTACAGGGGAATTTGCTCTTGCTGATGATTCTGGATTAGTTGTAGAAGCTTTAGATGGTGCTCCTGGTGTTTACTCTGCTAGATATGGCAATACTGATAAAGAAAGGGTCGATAGATTGCTGAGAGAATTATTACCTTTTAAGAATAGAAATGCATCTTTTATTTCTTCACTTTGCTTGGCTTCGGCAGAAGATGGTGTTTTATTTGAGGTTGAAGGAAGATGTGAAGGAATTATTACATATACAGCAAGAGGTAATAAAGGTTTTGGTTATGATCCAGTCTTTGAAGTTAGAGGTACTGGATTGACATTCGCAGAGATGAGAGCAAAAGATAAAAGGCTTGTAAGTCATCGTGGCAAAGCTTTTGAGGCATTAATGCCAAGCCTAAAAAAATTATTCAGCCTTAAATATTGATGATTTAAATAAAGCTTACCCGAGTTAATTTAACCTTCAACCCAACTTCCATGTAATCCATGAGGAATTGCCAGCGGTAACTCCAAAATAGCTTGTTCACTTAAATCATTGGCGTTTAAAATTACTAAATCACTAGCTAGTCTTTCCCCATTCCATACAACAGTTAAAACCCAACCATCATCCTCATTTGATGAACTAGTTGGTACCATGATTGGTTCACTGACAAATCCTCTTGGTGCAGCACTCCAAATATGCTTTTGTGAATTAAATAAATCGAATTTCTTAATGTTCTGCAGAGGGCCATTCCCATGCTCTTTCTGTGCAGTTGCCATCCAGCTGTATCTGGCTTTCATTCCAAGCATTCGAGGATTAACCATTGCGAATTCACAACATTGATTGCTTAATACTTCTGTTGTAACATTTTTGTTTAATAAGTTAATCCTGCATTTCTTTAATATACCTTCAGGAATTTCATCAAAATTAATCTCTAGAAAATTTTCATTAGGCTGAATTGAAGGAAAGTCATTATAGAAAATACTTTCAATAACGACCTCTGAGTTCTCTTCCCAAGCATTTAGATGATGAAAAACAAATCCATCTGGAGCCTCAAATATCCTAGGTGGCTCTAATGCATAGCAGCCTGAATCTCTAGGAATTAATAAGAACCTTCCTTTGTTATTTTTTGAAGATGATAAACATTGAGCGGCACCTTTTTGACCAAATATGAATGGCAATGGGTTGAAGTCAATTGCATTTTGTAAGAACACTGCCCAATTTGGAGTAATTGCAAAGTCATGTAGGAATGCAAATCCATTAAAGGTATCTTTTCGGTTGGATATCAATACTCCTGCGTCATCACCTTGGGTTGAAAACTCCATTAACCGTATGGTGCTTTTGGGGCCTGTATTTACTCCAAAAGTTACCATTCTAGATTGATTGTTATGGCCTGGATCAAATCGAGGATGAGCACTAAAAGCTTCACCTGGGTTTAGCACTCCATTTAAGTTGGAAATTCCATGAGTGTCTAAACTTCTAGGGTCAAGTGAGTAAGGACTTGCTGCTTCCCAGAGGGCCAAAAGTTCATTGCCAAGCAACACAACATTTGTATTGGCAATATTTTTTAAACGAAGATCGAAAGCATTAGATAAAGCCCCTCCGGCTTTTTGGGTCCCAAATACCCCTCTATATATAAATTTTCCAGCTTTTTCTTCTTCTTGCCAGGCTTTTGTTCTAACAAAACGATTGGTGAGATTTGCTTTACCTTCCTCGAACCTTAGGGAGGTAATCATTCCATCCCCATCGAATGGATGATGGACCCATTGTCCATTTCTCTCTAATCGGCCTGGTCCATTTCGGTACAAAGTACCAAATAGATCTTTTGGTATTGCACCTTTAGCAGCCTTTAATTCAAAGTTACTGAATTCTTTATCAACATTAGAGTAAGCACTTGACCAGTCACTCCTTTCAAAGTTTTCAGAAGCCTTCGTTTTCGTTGTTGGGAAGGCGTTCTCAGACACTGTTTATTTTTATTAGGAGAGTTAATGATCGCGCAAATACTTTCAAAACGCGAATGAAATGTTTCAGCCTTGGCTTCAAATTTGTTTTGGTTTGCTTCCTGCCTGCTCTAGAACGCCTTTGCTGCTAGGTATAGCATCTCCTCTTCTAGGGTCTAATTCAGTTGCCAATCTTAGTGCTCTAGCAAATGCTTTGAAACATGCTTCAACTATGTGATGAGAATTAGTACCATCTAGTTGACGAATATGAAGGGTTAGCCCGCTGTTGTTTACAACGGCAATAAAAAATTCTTTTACTAATTCTGTTTCATAGCTACCGATTCTTTGAGAAGGGATGTTTAGGCCGTAGCTCAGATGAGGCCGCCCAGAGCAATCAAGAACAACTTGAACTAATGCCTCATCCAAAGGCGCAGAAAAGTGTCCAAATCGATTGATCCCTTGCCTTTCCCCGAGGGATTCAGATAATGCTTGCCCAATTGCGATTCCAACGTCCTCATTAGTGTGATGATCATCAATATGTGTATCTCCTTTTGCGATTACTTCTAAATCAAAAAGTCCATGACTTGATAACTGTTGAAGCATGTGATCAAGAAAAGCAACACCAGTGGAAATCTTGCATTTGCCTTTTCCATCAAGTCCTAATCGAACGGTGACATTCGTCTCTTTAGTGACGCGATGCACTTCGCCTGTCCTTTGAAGACTCATATGGTTCTCCACTCTGAAGGCATTTTGAAACCTAGATCACATTCCATTAATGCAATACCCTGCATCAACGTAAATAGTTTGCCCTGAAATCCCACTTGATAGATCGCTTAGTAAGAAAGTTGCTGTATTTCCAACTTCAGTTTGGGTCACAGTTCGGCGTAAGGGAGCTTTCTCTTCCACATTATGGATCATGTCAAGTATGCCTCCAATTGCGGAGCTTGCCAATGTTCTAATAGGGCCTGCACTAATAGCATTTACTCGCACTTGTTTCTCTGGTCCAAGCTCGGCTGAAAGATACCTTACTGAAGCTTCAAGAGCAGCCTTCGCAACTCCCATAACGTTGTAATTAGGAATTGCTCGTTCTGCACCTAGATAGGTAAGAGTAACTACTCCAGCCTTTTCGCTGAAAAGAGGTTTTGCATATTTACAAAGTGGAGCAAGAGAGTAAGCACTGATGTCTAATGCTCTGGCAAAACCTTCTGATGTTGTGTCACTATAATCTCCTACAAGCTCTTCTTTCCCAGCGAAAGCAAGGCAATGCACAAGACCATCTAATACTCCCCACTTTTCTTTTATGGCATTAAATACTTCTTCAATTTGGACAGAGTTTTGAACATTTAGAGGGAGAAATAAAGATGGATTTAGGGGAGAAGTTAATTCTCTAACTTTTGCTTCAAACCGTCCTTTCTCGTCAGGAAGATAGGTGATCCCAAGTTCAGCCCCTGCAGCATGTAACTGTTGGGCAATCCCCCAAGCTATTGAGCGATTGTTTGCAATTCCTGTGACAAGGATTTTTTTACCACTTAGATCTAGGAGCATTTGTTTGGGAAATATTTAAATGGTTTTAATTATTCTCTACTACTGAGGTGCCTCTTATCTATTTAACTAAGCAACTATTTTAAAAGAGCCTAATTTTGCCAGCATCATTCTTATGGTTAGAACGACATCGACGATGTTGCCTTTAGGTACAGCCTTGCCCTTCTTTGACTTACCTGTTGTTCAAGGAACATCTTTTCGGCACCCTATTACTCAAAAGAAGTTTGATCGAATTAGCAGCAAACTCTTTAAAACGAAGCCATTGCTCATAATGATTCTTTGTGCTCATTGTCCCTTTGTAAAGCATGTAGAGAGTCAATTAACGAAATTGGACCAAGATTATCTTGATGAAGTTGATTTCCTCGCTATAGCAAGCAATAGCTTAATTACCCACCCGCAAGATGGCCCTGAGAACCTTTTAGCTCAATCTATAGGGCATGGATGGAGATTCCCATACTTGCTTGACTCTGATCAGCACTTTGCTAAATCGCTGCATGCTTCTTGTACCCCTGAGTTTTTTCTTTTTTCTCCTAACCAACAGGGCAGGCAAAGTTTGAATTATCGAGGTCAGCTAGATGGCAGCAGGCCAGGTAACGAAGTTCCATTAACCGGGATTGATTTGCGCATGGCTATAAAAGCTGTTTTAAAAAAAGAAAAAGTTTTTTTGAATCAAAAACCTTCTATTGGGTGCAATATTAAGTGGCACCCTGGCAATGAACCGTCTTGGTTTGGTTGATTTGACATTGCAATCTAGAAGCTTGACTACTTAAAGCTTTAAGGTGCCTTTTATGCAGGTGCCACCTTTTAGTCTTGATCAACAGCTGTCCGATATAGGGCATCAATTGGAGACTGCTGCTTCCAAGGTCCTTAGGAGTGGCCACTACATAGGGGGAAAAGAGGTTGATGACTTTGAGAAGTCCTTTGCTGCAAGCGTTTGTGTCCCATATGCGATTGGTTGCAATAGTGGAACTGATGCCTTGATACTTGCTTTAAGAGCGTTAGATATAGGCCCTGGAGATGAAGTCTTGACACCTTCGTTTAGTTTCTTTGCAACAGCAGAAGCAATTAGCAACGTAGGAGCTAAACCAGTATTTATTGATATAGATCCTAAGAATTTTCTTATAAATACAGGATTGATAGAAAAAGCTATTACTTCTGCAACCAAGGCAATTTTGCCAGTGCACCTTTTTGGATGTCCTGTTGATATGGATGTAATTGTTTCTATAGCTAAGAAAAACCGACTAAAGATTATTGAAGATTGTGCACAAGCAGCTGGCTCATATTGGCGAGGCAAGCCTGTTGGAGGTATAGGAGATATTGGCTGTTTTAGCTTTTTTCCTACTAAGAATTTAGGTGCTGCAGGTGATGGAGGTGCTGTTACTACACATGACCCTGAAATAGCTCAAAGAGTTAGAGAAATTGCCGTTCATGGAATGCCTAGAAGATATTTTCATACCAATCTTGGATATAACAGCCGTTTAGATGCTTTGCAAGCAGCTATTCTAAGCGTGAAATTACCCATGCTTTCTGACTGGGTTAAAAAGCGTCAGGCAATTGCCTTAAGATATCAAAAACTTTTAAAAGGAATACCAGGCTTAGAAATGCCTGGAGACTCTATAAATGATCAAGATCTTTGTGGTCATTCTTGGAATCAATTTGTAGTAAAGATTAAAGGAAATAATCTTAGTAAAAAACTAGATAGAGAAGAAATCTTTGATCATCAAGAAAATAATTTGTCTGATAGTACTTATAGGGATTGGTTAAAGGAGGAATTATCAAAAAATGGCGTTAATACAATTATTTACTACCCAATCCCAATTCATCTACAACCTATTTATCAAGAGATTGGCTATAAAGATTGTAAATTACCTTTTACAGAAAAAGTTTCGCATCAAGTTCTAAGCCTACCTATTTTCCCAGAGTTAACTCTTGACAAGCAAGACTATGTTGTGAATCAAATTAGGAATTTACTACTAGTCTGATAAATGAAATAATTACTAAATTTATTAAAAGAATGAGACTTATTTTAAATAAACTATTTATTAATCTAACCAAGCTTATTTTTCCCCTTAAAGGTTGAGGAATTGACAAGCTCTATGCCAAGCTGTAATGCTTTTGCCATCCAGGGGCTCATTACCACTTGCAATAGCATGTTCTAGCTCGTTTTTGGTCATTTCTAAGACTTCAATATCTTCATCTTCGTCTCCTAAAGGTTTTTTTTCTAACGGAGTTAAGTTTTGAGCTAGAAAAAGATGAATTACCTCATCGGAATATCCTGGGCAAGGAAGCATTAAACCTAGGTTATGCCATTGCTTTGCTTGATAGCCAGATTCTTCACCTAATTCTCTTTTGATAGAGCTAAGTGGATCTTCGTTGGCTTCGAGTGTACCAGCTGGAAATTCAAGGATTCTTCTGGAAACTGCGAATCGGTATTGACGTAAGAGAATTACATTGCCATTTTCTTGTATCGGTACAGCTAGAGCGGCACCAGGATGTCGGATCATTCCAAAACTACCTTCTATACCAATTGGTAATTGGATTTTATTTACTTCAAAACGAAGTTTTTTTACATCAATAGATCTTTGGTTTGAAAGAATTGGAGATGGTTCAGGGGGTGGCAATGGAGTCATAACGAACATGTATAGATGATTAGCAAACTTTTTATCTGTTTTTGTAGAGTTTTTTAAATCGCTTTATTCTTCCCAGCCTTCTTGAGGGGGAATTTGTCTAATCCCATATGCTTCTCTTTGTATTGATGCTGCTAATGGAATTAACACAAAGTCCCTCTCTATGAATCGAGGATGAGGCAGGACAAGTATTTTTTTGTTTATATGCAAATCACCCCAGGCAAGAAGGTCTATATCAAGGGTTCTTGGGCCCCACTTTACTTTGGAGAGCTCTCTTGCTCTCCCAAAGTTTTTTTCTAGTTCTAGAAATCGCTTTAATAAATCTATTGCTCTATCCTCTGTAGGCCTGATAGAAGCAAATTTCTCTCCTCTAACTACAAGGACAGCATTTATATAATTTGGTTGGTTGCTAGGCCCACCAATTGGTTGGGTTTCATACAATGGAGACCATTGCCAGTGAAGATTTGAAATAATTGGCAAAAAAGTTTTATTTGCTGGCACTAAAGCTTTGATCCATTCGCAGATCAATTGTTCTATCTGAGGTTTGACGGTTATAAGGGTAGAGACTGGAGGCCCTGCTGGACTAGGAATATTGGAACCTAGAGCAATTGCAAGAGTATTTTGTTTGTAATAGTTCAAAGATGACATGCTTTCATAAGTAATACAGGTACAAAAATGATCAGGCTAGTGAGTCTCGATGATTGCAAGTGGAACACACCACTGTGAATAGCCCAAGCCTCTCTTCCATGAAGACTGATGCTCGAGCTTTCCCTTTAGCTGCAATAACTGGTCATGGGACGCTGAAGCTTGCATTGATGCTCGCAGCAGTTGATCCTGGTCTAGGAGGGGTGATTATTGCAGGAGGGAGAGGCACAGGGAAGTCTGTCTTAGCTAGAGGATTACATGAGCTTTTGCCACCTATAGAAGTTTTAGATCTTGATCTTCAGAAAGACTCGGAATATTTACGACCAGTTGGATTAAACCTAGATCCACACTTGCCTAATGAATGGGATGACGTTACTAACCAAATAATTAATAATCATAAGAGGTTTTTAGATGATCAAGATAACTTTGAATTGCCTACAAAAGTTATTAAGGCCCCTTTTATCCAGGTCCCATTAGGTATTACGGAAGACAGACTGGTTGGTTCGGTAGATGTTGCATCTTCACTTGCATCAGGTAATGCAGTTTTTCAGCCTGGTTTGTTGGCTGAGGCTCACAGAGGTGTTCTTTATATAGATGAATTGAATCTTTTGGATGATGGGATTGTCAACTTAATGCTTGCTGCAGTGGGATCAGGTGAGAATTTAATTGAAAGAGAGGGTTTGAGTCTTAGTCATCCATGCCGCCCGCTCTTGATTGCTACTTATAACCCTGAAGAGGGTGCGGTTCGTGATCACTTGCTAGATAGGTTCGCCATTGTACTATCAGCAGATCAGGCTATTTCGAATATTCAAAGGGTAGAAATTACACAATCATCTATTGCTTTTGCTCAATCGAGCGAAGATTTTTTAAACACCTGGTCTGAAGCAACTGAAGCTATGGCTACT is a window from the Prochlorococcus marinus str. MIT 9211 genome containing:
- the fabI gene encoding enoyl-ACP reductase FabI; the encoded protein is MLLDLSGKKILVTGIANNRSIAWGIAQQLHAAGAELGITYLPDEKGRFEAKVRELTSPLNPSLFLPLNVQNSVQIEEVFNAIKEKWGVLDGLVHCLAFAGKEELVGDYSDTTSEGFARALDISAYSLAPLCKYAKPLFSEKAGVVTLTYLGAERAIPNYNVMGVAKAALEASVRYLSAELGPEKQVRVNAISAGPIRTLASSAIGGILDMIHNVEEKAPLRRTVTQTEVGNTATFLLSDLSSGISGQTIYVDAGYCINGM
- a CDS encoding phosphoglucomutase/phosphomannomutase family protein produces the protein MFKNSLKLQSDPIRFGTDGWRGVLGVDITLERLLSVATAATQELAYRAPKGLSNKVIIGYDQRFLAPEFAAAISCAVRGCELEPLISETPVTTPACSWAVVQHQAIGALVITASHNPPEWLGLKIKGPSGCSVDSDFTQAVEHRLLAGGITMPINGITESFNCREQHIAGLKRKFDIEKIANGLKAMGLKVIIDYMHGSAAGCIAELFGDGSQEFLQEIRVNRDPLFGGNPPEPLSQYLGQLISSVKASSAAGTQSLGLVFDGDGDRIAAIDEQGRFCSNQLLVPLFIDHLVGVKNLPGCVIKTVSGSDLIALVAEKLGREVIEVPVGFKFIASEMFNRDVLLGGEESGGIGFGSHIPERDALYAALVLLEAVTSIKMPLGERVNTLHDCFGKSYYDRIDLRLEDNNCRVRLEELLRNSPPNSISDEIVQEVIMIDGYKLKLGECHWLMFRFSGTEPLLRIYCEAPTPIQVEKNLAWARQFAVEI
- a CDS encoding NUDIX hydrolase; the protein is MTPLPPPEPSPILSNQRSIDVKKLRFEVNKIQLPIGIEGSFGMIRHPGAALAVPIQENGNVILLRQYRFAVSRRILEFPAGTLEANEDPLSSIKRELGEESGYQAKQWHNLGLMLPCPGYSDEVIHLFLAQNLTPLEKKPLGDEDEDIEVLEMTKNELEHAIASGNEPLDGKSITAWHRACQFLNL
- a CDS encoding DegT/DnrJ/EryC1/StrS family aminotransferase translates to MQVPPFSLDQQLSDIGHQLETAASKVLRSGHYIGGKEVDDFEKSFAASVCVPYAIGCNSGTDALILALRALDIGPGDEVLTPSFSFFATAEAISNVGAKPVFIDIDPKNFLINTGLIEKAITSATKAILPVHLFGCPVDMDVIVSIAKKNRLKIIEDCAQAAGSYWRGKPVGGIGDIGCFSFFPTKNLGAAGDGGAVTTHDPEIAQRVREIAVHGMPRRYFHTNLGYNSRLDALQAAILSVKLPMLSDWVKKRQAIALRYQKLLKGIPGLEMPGDSINDQDLCGHSWNQFVVKIKGNNLSKKLDREEIFDHQENNLSDSTYRDWLKEELSKNGVNTIIYYPIPIHLQPIYQEIGYKDCKLPFTEKVSHQVLSLPIFPELTLDKQDYVVNQIRNLLLV
- the hisB gene encoding imidazoleglycerol-phosphate dehydratase HisB encodes the protein MSLQRTGEVHRVTKETNVTVRLGLDGKGKCKISTGVAFLDHMLQQLSSHGLFDLEVIAKGDTHIDDHHTNEDVGIAIGQALSESLGERQGINRFGHFSAPLDEALVQVVLDCSGRPHLSYGLNIPSQRIGSYETELVKEFFIAVVNNSGLTLHIRQLDGTNSHHIVEACFKAFARALRLATELDPRRGDAIPSSKGVLEQAGSKPKQI
- the rdgB gene encoding RdgB/HAM1 family non-canonical purine NTP pyrophosphatase; protein product: MGKAICCRNMSVNSQKNNNNLVVASGNMGKVEEFKQLLSGLSLNIISQPDGVKVDETGETFSDNAKLKALYVAKFTGEFALADDSGLVVEALDGAPGVYSARYGNTDKERVDRLLRELLPFKNRNASFISSLCLASAEDGVLFEVEGRCEGIITYTARGNKGFGYDPVFEVRGTGLTFAEMRAKDKRLVSHRGKAFEALMPSLKKLFSLKY
- a CDS encoding carotenoid oxygenase family protein — its product is MSENAFPTTKTKASENFERSDWSSAYSNVDKEFSNFELKAAKGAIPKDLFGTLYRNGPGRLERNGQWVHHPFDGDGMITSLRFEEGKANLTNRFVRTKAWQEEEKAGKFIYRGVFGTQKAGGALSNAFDLRLKNIANTNVVLLGNELLALWEAASPYSLDPRSLDTHGISNLNGVLNPGEAFSAHPRFDPGHNNQSRMVTFGVNTGPKSTIRLMEFSTQGDDAGVLISNRKDTFNGFAFLHDFAITPNWAVFLQNAIDFNPLPFIFGQKGAAQCLSSSKNNKGRFLLIPRDSGCYALEPPRIFEAPDGFVFHHLNAWEENSEVVIESIFYNDFPSIQPNENFLEINFDEIPEGILKKCRINLLNKNVTTEVLSNQCCEFAMVNPRMLGMKARYSWMATAQKEHGNGPLQNIKKFDLFNSQKHIWSAAPRGFVSEPIMVPTSSSNEDDGWVLTVVWNGERLASDLVILNANDLSEQAILELPLAIPHGLHGSWVEG
- a CDS encoding thioredoxin family protein, which encodes MVRTTSTMLPLGTALPFFDLPVVQGTSFRHPITQKKFDRISSKLFKTKPLLIMILCAHCPFVKHVESQLTKLDQDYLDEVDFLAIASNSLITHPQDGPENLLAQSIGHGWRFPYLLDSDQHFAKSLHASCTPEFFLFSPNQQGRQSLNYRGQLDGSRPGNEVPLTGIDLRMAIKAVLKKEKVFLNQKPSIGCNIKWHPGNEPSWFG
- the folK gene encoding 2-amino-4-hydroxy-6-hydroxymethyldihydropteridine diphosphokinase; this encodes MSSLNYYKQNTLAIALGSNIPSPAGPPVSTLITVKPQIEQLICEWIKALVPANKTFLPIISNLHWQWSPLYETQPIGGPSNQPNYINAVLVVRGEKFASIRPTEDRAIDLLKRFLELEKNFGRARELSKVKWGPRTLDIDLLAWGDLHINKKILVLPHPRFIERDFVLIPLAASIQREAYGIRQIPPQEGWEE